Part of the Brassica oleracea var. oleracea cultivar TO1000 chromosome C8, BOL, whole genome shotgun sequence genome is shown below.
TTATACTAAATTTAGTGTTTTGGTGTCCCATTTAAGTTGGCAGATAGAAAGACCAGGTAACAACTCTAGATAATGATTATCTCATGTGCCGTGGTATGATTATCTCTTATTCCTATAAACATTCACAAACCACGTCATTTGATCAAAGGTTTAACATTGTAACACCGTATGCATTGTTCAGTTTCCAACTTTTTCTTTTTTTTCAGAATATACATGCAACTTTATCGAAAATTTTCTGAAAAGAATTACTTATTATATGAAACCACTTATTTCATAAAATTCGATTAGTTTGATGTAAAAAATACACTTATTTTTAGTAGAAAAAGATCAAAAAAAAATCTAGAGACGTAAGGTATGAGAAAAAAAGTTAAAATTTTCACAAACCAAAAGTGTTGATATCTAAGTTATGTCTCTTATCTCAGGTGCCTGCACCTGTCCATGCTAACCGACCATCCTATTCCTATGCTATTCCCAAAAATGAAAATAAAAAAACTTTTTGTGTGGATAGCACTCAGTCTCACACTCATAGATTTACAATCAAATCTACATAAACCATAATAAAAAAGTACAATCTGATAAATGACAGAAGCTCAAATATAAAATTAAATAACTGTACTCTTAAATCTCCAACAATATTATCATATTATAAAACTAACATTTGCCACATAAACCATAATAAAAAAGTACAATCTGATAAATGACAGAAGCTCAAATATAAAATTAAATAACTGTACTCTTAAATCTCCAACAATATTATCATATTATAAAACTAATATTTCACATGTGTGTATAAGTAAAGCTAAAGTGAGAGTGTGGACCAACACTCGCCCAAAGAACACTTCTTTTCCTCTGTTCCTCTTTCCTTTTTTTTCACAGAGTCTTCCTTTCAACTCTGTTTTTTTTTCCTTTCTTCTTGGAAATGGGGAATTGTCAGACGATAAACGCGGCGGCGCTGGTTCTACAGCATCCCGGAGGCAAAATCGACAGATACTATAGCTCCATCTCCGTGAGCGAGATCATGAGTATGTACCCTGGCCACTACGTGTGTCTCATCATTCCTTTGACGGAGGAGGAAGAGAAGAATATTCCGGCGACTGTGAAGAGAGACGAGAAGAAACACAAGAAGGGTGTGAGGTTTACACGTGTCCAGCTTCTCAGGCCGACGGACAGTCTCGTGCTTGGTCACGCTTACCGGCTAATTACTTCCCAAGGTTCGCCCTTTTGCTCTGTTTCCTCTGTTTTTTCCCGCAGACTTTTTGTTCTGGTTTCCTCTGTTTTTTTTTCAAACCGTGTGACTGAAGCTTATGATGAATTATTGTGATATTATTTAACAGAAGTGATGAAGGTCTTAAGGGAGAAGAAGTGCGCGAAGACGAAGAAGCACCACGCTGAGGCGATGACTACGGTGAAGAAGTTGTTGGAGAAGAATGTTCCGGTAGATTCATAACAAATGGGTTTACGTTCCAAAAAAAAAAAACTAATGAGTTTGGCTAAAATGTTTTAAAGATTGTTTTTTCTTAAATATAATAAAAAAACAGATTTGATCTTACACTTTGTTTTCAGACAAAACAAAGTTAATGAATTTTGTGTTTTTTTTTTGGGTCAGGAGAAGAAACAAGGGAAGCAGCATCGTGTGCTAACGAGTTCAGCTTCTTTCTTAAAGTCCAAAGCATGGAAGCCCTCTCTTCAGAGCATCTCCGAAGCTACCAGCTGAATAATCCGAAACTGTTCTGAATAAATTTTGGATCTGTTTCCTTTTTTGTTTGTTTTCTGGTTATAACAGAGGATGAAGTCTACGGATCAAGATATGAAGAAATAAGTAGCGGATAGCTTCGTATACAAAGAAGGGCTCAACAAAGCCTCTTTCTTCTTTTTTCTCTATCTACGATGTACATATTTTCGCAGATGGAGAGATCAATCGAAGTTTGTAAGACTAGACCAGACCAAACGTGTGGTTTTTGTTGATGTAAACTCGATTTCAGAAGAAACAAAGCTTGTAAGCCTATGAACAAATAAATAACATATCTTTTACTATCTTTCTGACAAATATCAACTGGCTTCACAACATAGTAATCTTGAAACCACAACAACAACAAAAAAGTTAACAGATCTTTAGTACTTAACGGTTCTTTATCTGGTGTATTGGTAGAATCTATTCAAACCATACACATTGATACGATAAAAAAAATGATAAGAACATAACTATTTTTTCCTCTGCAAGTGTTTTGAGCTATTACCGAAATGCCGTGAGGGTTTAAGCGCAGTTTAAAAACGTCTGGGCTAAATGTAGTAAAAGTAAAATCTTGGGGTTGAATGAAAGTATAAGAAATTGAAAGTTTTAGGGGGAAAAAGAAAAAAAAAAAAGTGAACCTGTCAGACAACCATGCGACCACCCTAGCAAGGTCTAGACCAGACTAGGTAGCGATCCTCTAGAATGCAGAGAGTCCGAAGACAATTGTAACCGTCAATCACACTCAGATCGCACGGCCATTATTCATCAACCAGGATTATAGGGCATGTCTCTTTAGAATTCAAGGACACAGAGGTACTTCCTATAGAACAAATCCTGTTCAAGGAAGGTCGTGACCACTCATGCTTTCTAGACATATATAAAGTAACGATATAGTCTCCGTGTCTTCGATGTGGGACTTTAGTGCCCAACTTACTACCTCCTGTGACACGTGTAATTAAATTAAAATGGTAACGCAAAAAAACATCTTG
Proteins encoded:
- the LOC106311010 gene encoding uncharacterized protein LOC106311010, with translation MGNCQTINAAALVLQHPGGKIDRYYSSISVSEIMSMYPGHYVCLIIPLTEEEEKNIPATVKRDEKKHKKGVRFTRVQLLRPTDSLVLGHAYRLITSQEVMKVLREKKCAKTKKHHAEAMTTVKKLLEKNVPEKKQGKQHRVLTSSASFLKSKAWKPSLQSISEATS